The genomic segment GGCGCGGAGATCTTCGAGCAGAGGAACGTCGCGATCGAGACGGTCTGCCTGCTGCTGTCGAGCTTCACCTGCGGCATGGCCAGCATCGCCGCCGACGTGCGCAACCGGTTCTGGTTCTATCTCGGCATGAGCGTGACCTGCGTGCTCGGCCTCATCTTCCTGGTGATCGAGTTCCGCGAATTCGCCGACCTTGTCGGCCGTGGCTACGGCCCGTCACGCAGTGCGTTCCTGACCGCGTTCTTCTCGCTGGTTGGATGCCACGGCCTGCACGTCTCCGCCGGCGTGCTCTGGCTGCTCACCATGATGGCCCAGGTCTTCGCGAAAGGCTTTCGCGCCGACGTGCTGCGGCGGATGATGTGCTTTGCGCTGTTCTGGCACGCACTCGACATCATCTGGGTCGGGGTGTTCTCCGTCGTCTACCTGCTTGGGGGTGCTCCATGAGCGATCAGACGCATATTCCGGCCGGGCGCGACCTCGCACCGGGCGAGGAAGAGCAGCATAGCGTCGGTGAGCGGATCCTGGGTTATGTCGTCGGTCTTGTTCTGGCGCTGTTGCTCACGGCGACGTCGTTCTTCATCGCCGGCACCGACCTGGTCTGGCAGCCTTCGATTCCCGTCGCGCTGATCGTGCTTGCGATCGCGCAGATGGGCGTGCACCTCGTATTCTTCCTGCACATCACCACCGGCCCCGACAACACCAACAACGTGCTGGCGCTCGCCTTCGGGCTGCTGGTGGTGTTCCTGGTGGTGGGCGGGACGGTCTGGATCATGGCGCATCTCAACGCCAATATGCCGCCGATGGACCAGATCATGCGGACGCAGTGACAGACCCCGCACGAATCCCGCACAAAAAGGAAGAGCCGCTTGTGGTGACAAGCGGCCCAAGTCTAGGGAGGAAACGCCCGAGCAAAGACAATCCGATGAGGATCGTCTGCCAAGGAAACGCTCGCGCAAAGCGCGTGCGCACTTTGATAAGTGCCGCAACTCCCGATGAAGTTCAATTCCGGATCAATACGGTCTCGGACTACCACTCACGCGTGCGTGAAGGAAATGTTCACTTCGGCCGACGGCAATTGTAGGCCTTCCGAAAGCCGGCGGCCTGGGCGTCGTCCTCGGAGCAGAACCAGCGGTCCGGCTTGGTGGTCGCCGGGTAGCTCGGGCAGCCGCGCAGATGATAGATGCCGATATTGCCGGTGACGCGGGCGCGCACCGCGAGCTTGCCCTTGATGCTGCAGCTGGGTGGCATGGTCAGCTCCTCCGGAAACAGCACGGCGCGGATCTCCTTGTCGCGGTCGGGCCGGCAGGCGGCGCCCAGCAGTGCGCCGTCCTTCTTGCCGCTGCGGAAATCTTGCGGCGCAACAAAGCAGCCCTTCCAGATCCCGGCCGCCGCCGTCTTGGCCTCGTTGGCCGCCGGCTTCACGTTGGCCTTGATCGGCTCGCGTGCGAGGGCAAAGCCGAGCTTGATCAGCTGCTCGTTCAAGCTGGCCTTGTCGCCCTCGGCCGTGCAGATGGCGCGGTGGCGCTTGCCAAAACTCTTCTCGGGTCCGACATCGTCGCAGCGCACCGTCCGCTTGTTGACCAGCTTGGCCAGCTGATCGCGGGCCTCGATGCCGCAGGTCCAGGTATCGGCGTGATCATCGATGCAGACCTGGTCCAGCTCCGGCGCGTCGACGCCGTCGAGCCGGTAGGTGACGTCTCCGACCTGGATGGAGTTGCCGTCCCGGACCGTCGCGGCGCCGGTCAGCGCGGAAACCGGTCCGGACGAGGCCAGAAATCCGGACAAGGCGAGAAACGAAACGAGCGCAAAAGCGCGGGCGGCGGCAAAGAATTTCTGGAAGGACATACGGTCTCGCTATCGATGGCTCGTGCGCCCCGTTCCTAGCATCCGGATGTGGCGAGACCAATGGTCTGCGCCGCGCGAAGTGCGACATTCCCGCCCCGCAGCTTTACTCCGCCGTCGCTCTGCCCCTATCGTTTACCGGCCCTCGCGACGCGCGAAAGGCCGAATCGCCCGGTAAGCGGCGAGGGGGGAGGACAAGGTTGCGATGAAAGACCCCGTGGACGTCCTGATCATCGGCGCCGGCGCTTCGGGCGCGGCGGTGGCGTGGTCGCTGGCCGAGACCAAGATGCACATCCTCTGCCTGGAGCAGGGCGGCTGGATGAACCCGGCGGAATATCCCAGCACGGGCCGCGACTGGGAGGCCAAGTTCTACGGCGAATGGTCGTCGAGCCCGAATGTCCGTGGCCGGCCCGAGGACTATCCGATCAACGACGACAACTCTCCGATCAAGGTGGTAAACTACAACGCGGTCGGCGGCTCGACCGTGATGTACACCGCGCACTGGCCGCGGCTGCATCCCTCCGATTTCAAGGTGCAGACGCTGGACGGCGTCGCCGACGACTGGCCGATCGATTACGACGCGCTGACCCCGTTCTTCGAAGAGAACGACCGCATGATGGGGACGTCGGGCCTGTCAGGCGATCCGCTCTCGCCGCTGACGCATCCGCCAATGCCGCAGCAGCCGCTCGGCCTGTCCGGCGCCATCATCGCCAAGACCATGAACAAGCTCGGCTGGCATTGGTGGCCGTCGGACACCACGGTCGCGACGATGGACTATGAGGGGCGGGCGCGCTGCATCAATCTCGGCCATTGCACGCCGGCTTGCGCGCAAGGCGCAAAATCCTCGACCGACATCACCTATTGGCCGCATGCGATCCGCGCCGGCGTCGAGCTGCGCACCCATTGCCGGGTGCGCGAGATCACCACCGACGAGAACGGCATGGCCTCGGGCGTGGTCTATTATGACAAGGACGGCGTCGAGCAGTTTCAGCCTGCGCATGTCGTCATCATCGCCTGCAACGGCGTCGGCACGCCGCGGCTGCTGCTGAACTCGGCGTCCAGCCGCTTTCCGAACGGGCTTGCCAATTCTTCCGGCCTCGTCGGCAAGAACCTGATGTTCCATCCCTATGCGCAGATCTATGGCTATGTGAAGGAGCCGACCGACTCTAACCGCGCGCCGCCGACCTGCCTGTGGAGCAAGCAATGGTATGACACCGACCTGTCGCGCGGCTTCGTGCGCGGCTACGGCGTCCAGTTCGTGCGCGGAGCCGGGCCGGTGTTCGAGGCCGTCGTCAGCGAGCAGAAGGGCATTTTGCCCTGGGGCGAGGATCATCACCGCGTCTTCCGCAAGCTCAACGGCCACCGGCTTGGTTTCTCCGCAATCTGCGAGGATCTGCCCGAGGAGCACAATCGCGTCACGCTCGATCCGGTGCTGAAGGACAGTCACGGCATACCCGCGCCGAAGATCGACTACACGATCAGCGAGAACAGCCGGAAGATGATGGAGCATGCGCTGGCGCGCGGCCGGGAGTTTCTCGAAACGGCCGGCGCGACCGACATCTGCGTCAACTCGCCGATCCCCTGGGGCGGCTGGCATCTGCTCGGCACGGCGCGGATGGGCACCGACCCCGAGCGCTCCGTCGTCAACGAATGGGGCCGCTCGCACGACGTGAAGAACCTCTTCATCGTCGACGGCAGCATCTTCGTCACCTCCGGCGGCGTGAACCCGACCTCCACCATCCAGGCCCTCGCGCTGTACATCGCCGACCAGATGAAGCAGCGTCTCGCCAATTTGTTTGATTGAGGTTGTGATGTCCGCAGACAACCAACTGACACGCAGGCAACGCGACGATCTCCGCGCCATCGCCGCGATGATCATTCCTGCCAGCGAGGAGTACAAGGTGCCGGGCGCCGACGATCCAGCGATCCAGGCCGACATGCTGGCAACGCTCGGCCGCGACACCAAGTTGGTGGCGGCGGCACTGGATCATCTGGCGCGGCTCGCCGGAGCGCCGCTCGCCGAGCTTGATGCCGCCAGGCGCGATGCGGTGGCGCAGGAGTTTCGCAATAACGGCGTTGCCGCCGCAACGCTCGTCCGTGTCGTGCTGCAATGCTATTACCGCGATGACCGCGTGCTGGGCTCGCTGGGGCTCGAGCTGCGCGCGCCATTCCCCAAGGGACATGTGCTTCCGGACGGCGACTGGTCGCTGCTCGATCCGGTCAAGGCAAGAGGCGGCGCGCTGCGGCGGGCGCCCTAGCCATCTGGGCAGTCCGGCCCTGCGCCCCAGGCAGGCCACTTGCGCCGGCGGGAACAGGCCACCATTTGTGTGAGCCCCAAGGACTCTTGCCATGTTGGATTTCACCTCAGATATCGCCGATGACGCACCGTCATCGCGAACGACGGCGGCCGCCCCGGTCGATGACCGGGCGCTGCTCGACGCCTATTCCAATGCCGTGATCGACGTCACCGACCGGGTCGGCCCTGCGGTCGTGCGGGTCGAGACCGGGCCGAAAGTGCCTGATAGACGCGAGCGCGGCGGGCTCGGCTCGGGCATCGTGATCTCGCCGGACGGACTCGTCCTCACCAACAGCCATGTGGTCGGCACGTCGAAGGAGATCCGGCTGCGCGACGTCGAGGGCCATGTTGGCGACGCCCAGGTGCTCGGCGTTGATCCCGACACCGATCTTGCGCTGCTGCGCGCCAACGGCGTGCGCGATCTGCCCTATGCCGCGCTCGGCAATTCCAAGACGTTGCGGCGTGGCCAGCTCGTGATCGCGATCGGCAATCCGCTCGGCTTCGAATCCACCGTGACGGCCGGCGTGGTCTCGGCGCTCGGGCGCTCGATCCGCTCGGTGAGCGGGCGCACCATCGAGGACGTGATCCAGACCGATGCCGCGCTCAATCCCGGCAATTCCGGTGGGCCGCTGGTGTCGTCGCATGCCGAGGTGATCGGCATCAACACGGCGATCATCAACGGCGCGCAGGGCATCTGCTTTGCGGTTGCCAGCAACACCGCGCAATTCGTGCTGTCGGAGATCATCCGCCACGGCTATGTCCGTCGCGCCTATATCGGTGTCGCCGGGCAGACCGCACCGGTCCCGCGGCGGCACGCGGTGCTGGCCGGCGTCGAGAACAAGATGGGCGCGCTTCTGATGCAGATCGAGCCGGACGGCCCGGCAGCCAAGGCAGGCCTGTTGCCCGGCGACGTCGTGATCAGGCTCGACGGCGTCGAGATCAACGGGGTCGACGACCTGATCCGCGTGCTCGACCGCGACCGGATCGGTCGCCGACTCGCCATGGACGTGCTGCGGCTCGGCCGCCTGCGGACGATCGATATCGATCCCGTAGAGCGCAAGCCGGCGCGCTGAACTGTACTGAATCGCCCGGTCCAGCGATGATGCAGAAGGTGTGGCGAGCACGTGTCCACGATCTCGTCATTGCGAGCGAAGCGAAGCAATCCAGACTGTCTCCGCGGA from the Bradyrhizobium sp. WBAH42 genome contains:
- a CDS encoding thermonuclease family protein, with the protein product MSFQKFFAAARAFALVSFLALSGFLASSGPVSALTGAATVRDGNSIQVGDVTYRLDGVDAPELDQVCIDDHADTWTCGIEARDQLAKLVNKRTVRCDDVGPEKSFGKRHRAICTAEGDKASLNEQLIKLGFALAREPIKANVKPAANEAKTAAAGIWKGCFVAPQDFRSGKKDGALLGAACRPDRDKEIRAVLFPEELTMPPSCSIKGKLAVRARVTGNIGIYHLRGCPSYPATTKPDRWFCSEDDAQAAGFRKAYNCRRPK
- a CDS encoding cytochrome (ubi)quinol oxidase subunit III encodes the protein MAMTATVGHAHADPHHIGVVIEHPGPAPKRIVTAYGFWVFLLSDIVMFSCFFAAYAVLSGQTAGGPKGAEIFEQRNVAIETVCLLLSSFTCGMASIAADVRNRFWFYLGMSVTCVLGLIFLVIEFREFADLVGRGYGPSRSAFLTAFFSLVGCHGLHVSAGVLWLLTMMAQVFAKGFRADVLRRMMCFALFWHALDIIWVGVFSVVYLLGGAP
- a CDS encoding S1C family serine protease → MLDFTSDIADDAPSSRTTAAAPVDDRALLDAYSNAVIDVTDRVGPAVVRVETGPKVPDRRERGGLGSGIVISPDGLVLTNSHVVGTSKEIRLRDVEGHVGDAQVLGVDPDTDLALLRANGVRDLPYAALGNSKTLRRGQLVIAIGNPLGFESTVTAGVVSALGRSIRSVSGRTIEDVIQTDAALNPGNSGGPLVSSHAEVIGINTAIINGAQGICFAVASNTAQFVLSEIIRHGYVRRAYIGVAGQTAPVPRRHAVLAGVENKMGALLMQIEPDGPAAKAGLLPGDVVIRLDGVEINGVDDLIRVLDRDRIGRRLAMDVLRLGRLRTIDIDPVERKPAR
- the cyoD gene encoding cytochrome o ubiquinol oxidase subunit IV, with amino-acid sequence MSDQTHIPAGRDLAPGEEEQHSVGERILGYVVGLVLALLLTATSFFIAGTDLVWQPSIPVALIVLAIAQMGVHLVFFLHITTGPDNTNNVLALAFGLLVVFLVVGGTVWIMAHLNANMPPMDQIMRTQ
- a CDS encoding GMC family oxidoreductase, whose protein sequence is MKDPVDVLIIGAGASGAAVAWSLAETKMHILCLEQGGWMNPAEYPSTGRDWEAKFYGEWSSSPNVRGRPEDYPINDDNSPIKVVNYNAVGGSTVMYTAHWPRLHPSDFKVQTLDGVADDWPIDYDALTPFFEENDRMMGTSGLSGDPLSPLTHPPMPQQPLGLSGAIIAKTMNKLGWHWWPSDTTVATMDYEGRARCINLGHCTPACAQGAKSSTDITYWPHAIRAGVELRTHCRVREITTDENGMASGVVYYDKDGVEQFQPAHVVIIACNGVGTPRLLLNSASSRFPNGLANSSGLVGKNLMFHPYAQIYGYVKEPTDSNRAPPTCLWSKQWYDTDLSRGFVRGYGVQFVRGAGPVFEAVVSEQKGILPWGEDHHRVFRKLNGHRLGFSAICEDLPEEHNRVTLDPVLKDSHGIPAPKIDYTISENSRKMMEHALARGREFLETAGATDICVNSPIPWGGWHLLGTARMGTDPERSVVNEWGRSHDVKNLFIVDGSIFVTSGGVNPTSTIQALALYIADQMKQRLANLFD